One window of Mus caroli chromosome 11, CAROLI_EIJ_v1.1, whole genome shotgun sequence genomic DNA carries:
- the Krt10 gene encoding keratin, type I cytoskeletal 10 isoform X1, producing the protein MSVRYSSSSKQFSSSRSGGGGGGGGGSVRVSSTRGSLGGGYSSGGFSGGSFSRGSSGGGCFGGSSGGYGGFGGGGSFGGGYGGSFGGGYGGSSFGGGSFGGGGSFGGGSFGGGSYGGGFGGGGFGGDGGSLLSGNEKVTMQNLNDRLATYMDKVRALEESNYELEGKIKEWYEKHGNSSQREPRDYSKYYKTIEDLKGQILTLTTDNANVLLQIDNARLAADDFRLKYENEVTLRQSVEADINGLRRVLDELTLSKSDLEMQIESLNEELAYLKKNHEEEMRDLQNVSTGDVNVEMNAAPGVDLTQLLNNMRNQYEQLAEKNRKDAEDWFNQKSKELTTEIDSNIEQMSSHKSEITELRRTVQGLEIELQSQLALKQSLEASLAETEGRYCVQLSQIQSQISALEEQLQQIRAETECQNAEYQQLLDIKTRLENEIQTYRSLLDGEGSSSGGGRGGGSHGGSYGGGSSGGGSYGGSSGGGGSHGGSYGGGSSGGGSHGGSSGGGYGGGSSSGGAGGHGGSSGGGYGGGSSSGGQGGSGGFKSSGGGDQSSKGPRSAETSWDTNKTKVIRTIIEEVTPEGRVLSSMIESETKKHFY; encoded by the exons ATGTCTGTTCGATACAGCTCCAGCAGCAAGCAGTTCTCTTCCTCCcgcagtggaggaggaggaggaggcggtggTGGATCCGTCAGGGTTTCCAGCACCAGGGGCTCTCTTGGTGGAGGGTATAGCTCAGGGGGCTTCAGCGGTGGCTCTTTTAGccgtgggagctctgggggaggttGCTTTGGGGGCTCATCAGGTGGTTATGGAGGCtttggaggaggaggcagctttGGGGGAGGCTATGGAGGCAGCTTTGGGGGAGGCTATGGAGGAAGCAGCTTTGGGGGTGGCAGCTTCGGTGGAGGTGGCAGCTTCGGTGGAGGCAGCTTTGGTGGCGGTAGCTATGGAGGAGGCTTTGGTGGTGGTGGATTCGGAGGAGATGGTGGCAGCCTTCTCTCCGGAAACGAGAAGGTGACCATGCAGAACCTGAACGACCGCCTGGCCACCTACATGGACAAAGTCCGGGCTCTGGAAGAGTCAAACTACGAGCTGGAGGGTAAAATCAAGGAGTGGTACGAGAAGCATGGCAACTCAAGCCAGCGAGAGCCCCGGGACTACAGCAAATACTACAAAACCATCGAGGACCTTAAGGGGCAG ATCCTCACCCTGACAACTGACAACGCCAATGTCCTGCTGCAGATTGACAATGCCCGCCTGGCAGCTGATGACTTCAGGCTGAA ATACGAGAATGAGGTGACCCTGCGCCAGAGCGTGGAGGCCGACATCAATGGCCTGCGCAGGGTGCTGGATGAGCTGACCCTTAGCAAGTCTGACCTGGAAATGCAGATCGAAAGTCTGAACGAAGAGCTGGCCTACCTAAAGAAGAACCATGAAGAG GAAATGAGAGACCTTCAAAATGTGTCCACTGGTGATGTGAATGTGGAGATGAACGCTGCCCCAGGGGTTGACCTGACTCAGCTGCTGAACAACATGAGAAACCAATACGAACAACTTGCGGAAAAGAATCGCAAGGACGCCGAAGACTGGTTTAATCAGAAG agCAAGGAACTCACCACAGAAATCGACAGCAACATTGAACAAATGTCCAGCCATAAGTCTGAAATCACTGAATTGAGACGTACTGTTCAGGGTCTGGAGATTGAACTACAGTCCCAGCTGGCTCTG AAACAATCGCTGGAAGCCTCCTTGGCAGAAACAGAAGGTCGCTACTGCGTGCAGCTCTCCCAGATTCAAAGCCAGATCTCCGCCCTGGAGGAACAGCTGCAACAGATTCGGGCTGAGACCGAGTGCCAGAACGCCGAGTACCAACAACTCCTAGACATCAAGACCCGACTGGAGAACGAGATCCAGACCTATCGCAGCCTGCTAGACGGAGAGGGAAG CTCCAGCGGCGGCGGACGCGGCGGCGGCAGCCACGGCGGTAGCTACGGCGGCGGAAGCTCTGGTGGCGGCAGCTACGGCGGAAGTTCCGGCGGCGGCGGCAGCCACGGCGGCAGCTACGGCGGCGGAAGTTCCGGCGGCGGTAGCCACGGAGGCAGTTCCGGTGGCGGCTACGGCGGCGGAAGTTCCAGCGGGGGTGCTGGTGGTCACGGCGGCAGTTCCGGTGGCGGCTACGGCGGCGGAAGTTCCAGCGGAGGCCAGGGCGGAAGCGGAGGGTTCAAGTCTTCCGGTGGCGGCGACCAATCATCTAAAGGACCAAGGTCAGCTGAAACTAGCTGGG ATACTAATAAAACCAAAGTGATCAGGACGATTATTGAGGAGGTGACACCTGAGGGTAGAGTCCTTTCGTCTATGATTGAATCAGAAACCAAGAAACACTTCTATTAA
- the Krt10 gene encoding keratin, type I cytoskeletal 10 isoform X2 codes for MSVRYSSSSKQFSSSRSGGGGGGGGGSVRVSSTRGSLGGGYSSGGFSGGSFSRGSSGGGCFGGSSGGYGGFGGGGSFGGGYGGSFGGGYGGSSFGGGSFGGGGSFGGGSFGGGSYGGGFGGGGFGGDGGSLLSGNEKVTMQNLNDRLATYMDKVRALEESNYELEGKIKEWYEKHGNSSQREPRDYSKYYKTIEDLKGQILTLTTDNANVLLQIDNARLAADDFRLKYENEVTLRQSVEADINGLRRVLDELTLSKSDLEMQIESLNEELAYLKKNHEEEMRDLQNVSTGDVNVEMNAAPGVDLTQLLNNMRNQYEQLAEKNRKDAEDWFNQKSKELTTEIDSNIEQMSSHKSEITELRRTVQGLEIELQSQLALKQSLEASLAETEGRYCVQLSQIQSQISALEEQLQQIRAETECQNAEYQQLLDIKTRLENEIQTYRSLLDGEGSSSGGGRGGGSHGGSYGGGSSGGGSYGGSSGGGGSHGGSYGGGSSGGGSHGGSSGGGYGGGSSSGGAGGHGGSSGGGYGGGSSSGGQGGSGGFKSSGGGDQSSKGPRY; via the exons ATGTCTGTTCGATACAGCTCCAGCAGCAAGCAGTTCTCTTCCTCCcgcagtggaggaggaggaggaggcggtggTGGATCCGTCAGGGTTTCCAGCACCAGGGGCTCTCTTGGTGGAGGGTATAGCTCAGGGGGCTTCAGCGGTGGCTCTTTTAGccgtgggagctctgggggaggttGCTTTGGGGGCTCATCAGGTGGTTATGGAGGCtttggaggaggaggcagctttGGGGGAGGCTATGGAGGCAGCTTTGGGGGAGGCTATGGAGGAAGCAGCTTTGGGGGTGGCAGCTTCGGTGGAGGTGGCAGCTTCGGTGGAGGCAGCTTTGGTGGCGGTAGCTATGGAGGAGGCTTTGGTGGTGGTGGATTCGGAGGAGATGGTGGCAGCCTTCTCTCCGGAAACGAGAAGGTGACCATGCAGAACCTGAACGACCGCCTGGCCACCTACATGGACAAAGTCCGGGCTCTGGAAGAGTCAAACTACGAGCTGGAGGGTAAAATCAAGGAGTGGTACGAGAAGCATGGCAACTCAAGCCAGCGAGAGCCCCGGGACTACAGCAAATACTACAAAACCATCGAGGACCTTAAGGGGCAG ATCCTCACCCTGACAACTGACAACGCCAATGTCCTGCTGCAGATTGACAATGCCCGCCTGGCAGCTGATGACTTCAGGCTGAA ATACGAGAATGAGGTGACCCTGCGCCAGAGCGTGGAGGCCGACATCAATGGCCTGCGCAGGGTGCTGGATGAGCTGACCCTTAGCAAGTCTGACCTGGAAATGCAGATCGAAAGTCTGAACGAAGAGCTGGCCTACCTAAAGAAGAACCATGAAGAG GAAATGAGAGACCTTCAAAATGTGTCCACTGGTGATGTGAATGTGGAGATGAACGCTGCCCCAGGGGTTGACCTGACTCAGCTGCTGAACAACATGAGAAACCAATACGAACAACTTGCGGAAAAGAATCGCAAGGACGCCGAAGACTGGTTTAATCAGAAG agCAAGGAACTCACCACAGAAATCGACAGCAACATTGAACAAATGTCCAGCCATAAGTCTGAAATCACTGAATTGAGACGTACTGTTCAGGGTCTGGAGATTGAACTACAGTCCCAGCTGGCTCTG AAACAATCGCTGGAAGCCTCCTTGGCAGAAACAGAAGGTCGCTACTGCGTGCAGCTCTCCCAGATTCAAAGCCAGATCTCCGCCCTGGAGGAACAGCTGCAACAGATTCGGGCTGAGACCGAGTGCCAGAACGCCGAGTACCAACAACTCCTAGACATCAAGACCCGACTGGAGAACGAGATCCAGACCTATCGCAGCCTGCTAGACGGAGAGGGAAG CTCCAGCGGCGGCGGACGCGGCGGCGGCAGCCACGGCGGTAGCTACGGCGGCGGAAGCTCTGGTGGCGGCAGCTACGGCGGAAGTTCCGGCGGCGGCGGCAGCCACGGCGGCAGCTACGGCGGCGGAAGTTCCGGCGGCGGTAGCCACGGAGGCAGTTCCGGTGGCGGCTACGGCGGCGGAAGTTCCAGCGGGGGTGCTGGTGGTCACGGCGGCAGTTCCGGTGGCGGCTACGGCGGCGGAAGTTCCAGCGGAGGCCAGGGCGGAAGCGGAGGGTTCAAGTCTTCCGGTGGCGGCGACCAATCATCTAAAGGACCAAG ATACTAA